A window of Acidobacteriota bacterium genomic DNA:
CCTTCGTCCGCGCCAGGGGCTGACCTGTCCGCCGTAGCCCGGCGGGCGAAGGTGGAAGCCCCCGGCCTCCATTCGTGGTGGCACGTCCTTCCTTCGGGTACGCTTGGAAGCGGTCATGGCTGTCTGGAGATGGGGGCGCGGCGTGTTGAGCGGGCAGCGGCCGGGGCGCATCGGCCGCTGGTGGCTGGCGCGTCCGCGCGGACTGGCGTGGCTGCTCGGTGGACTGGCGGCCCTCGCCTGGGTGGGCCTGTTCGGCGCGCTCTGGTTCGCGTGGGACATCAGGCAGTCGCTGCCCGACCGGCGGGCGCTGTCGTCTGTCGGCGACATGGCGCAGGCGACGACGCTGTTCGACCGGGGCGATCAGCCCGTGTTCACGATCTTCAAGGAGCAGCGCATCGAGGTGCCGCTCGAGAAGATGTCCGAGAACGTCAGGCGCGCCGTCGTCTCGGTGGAGGACCAGCGCTTCTACTCGCACAACGGCATCGACGTGGTCCGCATTGCCGCGGCGGTCCTCGCCAACGCGCGATCGGGTACGCGCGGACAGGGCGGCAGCACCATCACGCAGCAGCTCGCGCGGATGAGCTTCCTCCACAGGAAGAAGACCTACACGCGCAAGATCAAGGAAGCCTTCGCCGCGCTGCTCATCGAGCGCACCTACACGAAGGACGAGATCCTCGCGCTGTATCTCAACAAGGCGTATTTCGGCGACGGGTACCACGGAGTGGAGGCGGCGTCGCTCGGCTTCTTCGGCAAGCACGCGAGCGAGCTCGACGTGCCGGAAGCCGCGCTCGTCGCGGGCCTCATCCAGTTACCGTCCGCTTACGCACCGACGATCAACATGGAGCGTGCGGTCGCGCGGCGCAACATCGTGCTGCACACGATGCTCGACTCGGGCGCGATCGACCGCGCGACGTACGACACGGCGCGCCGCGCGCGCGTGCGACTCGCGAACGCGTTGCGGCGCGACGAACCGTTCGGCCTGTACTTCAAGGAGCAGGTACGTCGGGAGCTCGTCGATCGCTTCGGCTGGCAGCGCGTGTCGGAGGGCGGCCTCAAGGTCTACACCACCATCGAGCCAGAGCTCCAGCGGCAGGCCGAAGCCATCGTCGAGCGCCGGCTCTCCGAGATCGAGAAGCGGCGCGGCTACAAGCATCCGGTGCGCGCGACGATGACGATCGAGGAGGACATCGCGCCTGGCTACCTGCAGGCGGCGGTCGTGGTCATCGACCCGGCGACTGGCGCCGTGCGTGCGCAGGTCGGTGGGCGCAACTTCCGTGAGAGCCGCTTCAACAGGGCGGTGCAGGCGCGCCGGCAGTCGGGCTCCGCGTTCAAGCCGATCGTGTATGCGACGGCGATCGAGCAGGGGCAGTCGCCGGGTTCGGTGGTGAGCAACCTGAACGATCCGATCAACACGCCGTCGGGGGCCTACGTGCCCGAAGACGAGCACTCGAGCGCGGGGAGCATGACGCTGCGGACGGCGCTGCGCACGTCGAGCAATCGCGCTGCCGTGCAGTTGCTGCGAACGGTGGGCATTGCCGAAGCGGTGGACACGGCGCAGGCGCTGTCGCTCGGTCGCATGCCTGCCGTACCGTCGATGGCGCTCGGCGCGGGAGAGGTGACGCTGCAGGCGCTCACGGCGGCGTACGGGGCGTTCGCGTCGGCGGGCGTGCTGCGCCAGCCGTATCTCGTGCGCCGCGTGGAGGATCAGGACGGCAACGTCCTCTACGCGACGGAGGCAAGGGAAACGCGCGTGTTCTCGGAGGAGACGGCCTTCCTCGTGACGAGCATGCTGGCCGACGTGATCAACGCGGGC
This region includes:
- a CDS encoding PBP1A family penicillin-binding protein produces the protein MAVWRWGRGVLSGQRPGRIGRWWLARPRGLAWLLGGLAALAWVGLFGALWFAWDIRQSLPDRRALSSVGDMAQATTLFDRGDQPVFTIFKEQRIEVPLEKMSENVRRAVVSVEDQRFYSHNGIDVVRIAAAVLANARSGTRGQGGSTITQQLARMSFLHRKKTYTRKIKEAFAALLIERTYTKDEILALYLNKAYFGDGYHGVEAASLGFFGKHASELDVPEAALVAGLIQLPSAYAPTINMERAVARRNIVLHTMLDSGAIDRATYDTARRARVRLANALRRDEPFGLYFKEQVRRELVDRFGWQRVSEGGLKVYTTIEPELQRQAEAIVERRLSEIEKRRGYKHPVRATMTIEEDIAPGYLQAAVVVIDPATGAVRAQVGGRNFRESRFNRAVQARRQSGSAFKPIVYATAIEQGQSPGSVVSNLNDPINTPSGAYVPEDEHSSAGSMTLRTALRTSSNRAAVQLLRTVGIAEAVDTAQALSLGRMPAVPSMALGAGEVTLQALTAAYGAFASAGVLRQPYLVRRVEDQDGNVLYATEARETRVFSEETAFLVTSMLADVINAGTAWRARADGFRLPAAGKTGTTNDYHDVWFVGYTPTTVTGVWLGFDQPQEIIANGYAGELAVPVWASVMAVATRGNAPEPFKRPSGVTGVEICRVTGKRAAAGCAHVPVEGPDGTVEVRSMAYVEYFRRGTEPQDMCTEHEGPGFFERLAGVFGKDNSLKPVSAEQAGLPGVSIPRDVPAPPVAARDEDAQRAKAAQAEPNRDEADKGRVAAGDKEPEKKRGFWGRVFGRRDKKP